A section of the Acanthochromis polyacanthus isolate Apoly-LR-REF ecotype Palm Island chromosome 1, KAUST_Apoly_ChrSc, whole genome shotgun sequence genome encodes:
- the mtfr1l gene encoding mitochondrial fission regulator 1-like, with amino-acid sequence METETEVIPIWQNKPHGSTRSVVRRIGSTLPLKPPQRACFQELPGLPSLRPMDGPMVPTLADIAWIVADEEETYARVRSDTRPLKHEWRPTPLLVLHRNSSVPNFRREGKRMEGLRKPGVTALNRTTALQDELSRLRAQIAKIVASDSGSNPLTPDLLSPDDTSMSFSMAPFETASYQPAATAAASFVISDVTEEEEEEEEEEEEEDEKDVVSVVSELVPDPLPPVSMTASATFDLDRPSMDFREAEEDTVSLSKSTSFADVMDILKDMNRMKMSKDRYNRGCTSLREEDSATLISEALRKKFVLKEEDTATVKRK; translated from the exons ATGGAAACAGAAACA GAAGTCATCCCCATCTGGCAGAATAAGCCTCATGGCTCCACTCGCAGTGTTGTGAGAAGAATAGGTTCCACTCTACCCCTCAAACCTCCACAAAGAGCATGTTTCCAG GAGCTACCAGGCCTGCCGTCTCTTCGGCCTATGGACGGCCCTATGGTTCCTACCTTGGCAGATATAGCTTGGATTGTTGCAGATGAAGAGGAGACGTACGCCAGAGTGAG GAGTGACACACGTCCTCTTAAACATGAATGGCGGCCTACACCACTCTTAGTGCTCCATAGGAACTCATCTGTGCCCAACTTCCGCCGTGAGGGCAAAAGGATGGAGGGGCTACGGAAGCCTGGAGTGACTGCTCTGAATCGTACTACAGCCCTGCAGGATGAGCTCAGCAGACTCCGCGCACAGATTGCCAAGATTGTGGCGAGTGATTCTG gcTCCAACCCGCTGACCCCGGATCTGCTCTCCCCCGACGACACGAGCATGAGCTTTTCCATGGCGCCTTTTGAGACGGCGTCCTACCAGCCAGCCGccacagctgctgcttcctttGTCATCAGTGATgtgacggaggaggaggaggaagaagaagaagaggaggaagaggaggatgagaaaGACGTAGTCTCTGTGGTGTCAGAGCTGGTCCCCGACCCTCTGCCGCCTGTTTCCATGACAGCATCGGCCACTTTTGATCTGGACAGGCCCAGCATGGACTTCCgggaggcagaggaggacaCAGTGTCACTATCAAAGTCCACTAGTTTTGCTGATGTCATGGACATCCTGAAGGACATGAACCGTATGAAGATGAGCAAAGACAG GTACAATAGAGGCTGTACGTCGCTCAGAGAGGAGGATTCAGCCACACTGATTTCAGAAGCTCTGAGAAAAAAGTTTGTCCTAAAGGAAGAAGATACTGCCACTGTGAAAAGGAAGTAG